A single genomic interval of Nitratidesulfovibrio sp. SRB-5 harbors:
- the rpsT gene encoding 30S ribosomal protein S20, with protein MANHKSAIKRHKQSQKRAARNRAAKTRIKNVVKAVRAAVLQKDKDTAAQALTAAMSVLDKAAGKGVIHWKKAARKISRLTKAVGSVE; from the coding sequence TTGGCTAACCACAAGTCTGCCATCAAGCGGCACAAGCAGAGCCAGAAGCGCGCCGCGCGTAACCGCGCCGCCAAGACCAGAATCAAGAACGTGGTGAAGGCCGTGCGTGCCGCTGTCCTGCAGAAGGACAAGGACACCGCCGCCCAGGCCCTGACCGCCGCCATGTCGGTGCTCGACAAGGCCGCCGGCAAGGGCGTCATCCACTGGAAAAAGGCGGCCCGCAAGATTTCCCGCCTGACCAAGGCCGTGGGCTCCGTCGAGTAG